The Candidatus Wallbacteria bacterium DNA window ATGTTCAGTTCAGTGATTTCAGCTTCAGACACATTGTCCAGCATCTTGACCATGGCGCGCAGGCTGTTGCCGTGGGCAGAAACCAGGAGTTTTGTGCCTTTCTTGAGGTGTGGCACCAGTTCCTCGTCCCAGAGCACTTTCACGCGGTCCAGTGTAATCTTCAGGCTCTCTGTGAGCGGCAGTTCCTTGTCAGTCAGGCCGCTGTATCTTGCGTCCTTTCCAGGATAGCGCGGATCGTTCTTGTTCAGTTCAGGGGGCGGGACATCATAGCTGCGTCTCCAGAGAAAAACTTTCTGCTCCCCGTATTCCTTGGCAGTCTCTGCCTTGTTGAGTCCCTGCAGGGCTCCGTAATGGCGCTCGTTCAATCTCCAGCGGTTCACGATCGGCAGATACATCCGATCCATGGCTTCCAGTGACAGCCAGGTGGTCTTGACTGCGCGTTTCAGAACAGATGTATAGACCAGGTCGAATTCATAACCTTCTGACTTGAGGGTGCGGCCGGCTTCGATTGCCTCTTTCACGCCGCGCTCTGTGAGGTCCACGTCGGTCCAGCCTGTGAAGCGGTTCTCCAGATTCCAGGTGCTCTGCCCGTGCCTTAGAAGAACGAGTTTGATCATGATTATCTCCTTGATTTGATTTTCACCCATAATTTTATCTTGAGTTCGCCAATTCTTCAAACGATAAACAGGGTAAATAGATTGAGATGGCGGCACAAATCCCTGATCCCGCCGCTGATCCTGCACATGGACAACAACTCGATCCCTGCAGCCATCACTGCTGCCTATTCTCTCATGTACTGGATGACAGGGTTCAAGCCAGAACCATAAAAAATCACTTGGGGGATTTTTTAGCCAGCTTGTTCTGGACTGATTTCAGATCATTTTCGGAAATTGTCAGCTCAATATGGCGGCAATCCAGACAAACCAGCGGAACCGGATTGAACAGGACATCGCTCAGCTGGTACCATTTGCAGTTCTTGTTTTCGACTTTAACGGTGGTAAATCCTGACAATTTTGCAGTCAT harbors:
- the gpmA gene encoding 2,3-diphosphoglycerate-dependent phosphoglycerate mutase, with protein sequence MIKLVLLRHGQSTWNLENRFTGWTDVDLTERGVKEAIEAGRTLKSEGYEFDLVYTSVLKRAVKTTWLSLEAMDRMYLPIVNRWRLNERHYGALQGLNKAETAKEYGEQKVFLWRRSYDVPPPELNKNDPRYPGKDARYSGLTDKELPLTESLKITLDRVKVLWDEELVPHLKKGTKLLVSAHGNSLRAMVKMLDNVSEAEITELNIPTGIPLVYELDKKLQPIKHYYLGDAAKLEAAVNEVKNQAKVKEAGK